In the genome of Anabaena cylindrica PCC 7122, the window AAAACTTGGCTAAAAATGCGGCAATGCAAGTTGCGGCTTGTCCTAATGTTGAGTATGTCACCATAGAACAAATCCCTGCCGAATTTGTCCAAAAAGAAAAAGACATCGAAATGGGCAAGGATGACTTGGGTAACAAACCAGAGAATATCAAAGAAAAGATTGTTCAAGGACGGATTGACAAACGCCTGAAAGAAATCACTTTGCTAGATCAACCTTACATCCGTGACCAAGCTATCTCGGTGGAAGAATTGGTGAAGCAAGTTAAGTCTAAAGTAGGTGAAGAGATTAAAATCAATCGCTTTGTCCGCTATGTTTTAGGTGAAGGCATTGATAAGCAAGAAATTAGCTTTGCTGACGAAGTAGCGGCTCAAATGGGTGCTAAGTAACTTAGTCATTAGTTAGTTGTTTATTTGCCTAATAACTACTGAAAATACAGGTCTAGCAAGCTTTGCTGGCCTGTATTTTATTGGAATTCAGTACACTAGAGGTAGTAGAAAACCTCAAATCCTGTGTTTGTGAATTTGTTAGAAAATGGAAAATAACGAGAAGATATGGCCAGAGCAATTGAGCGAATAGAACAAGATATGACGATGCTAAAAGAGGCGATTAGAGCGATCGCAACAGAACTCCATAGCAGTTATGTTAGTTATTTAACTATTTTGGGGGCAGCTTTACAAAAACAGTTAATTTTAGCTGCTTATCACCTTTGCACCCAGGGATATTCTGACAACTTTCTCCAACTGTCCCTAAATCAGCGGCAACAATTGCAACAAGGCATCCGCAAATTGGGTCAAAAAGCAGCTATGCAGCTACTCGATTATCTTAAAGCTGAAGAATCTGAAGTTGAAGAATTAGAGGAATCTGAAGAAACAGAGGAAGTTGACGAAAATCCAAAATCCGAAATCGAAAATCCAAAATACTTAGACCCTTCTAACCCGATAGAACTGGTTCAATGGCATGAGGATATAGAGGAAGCCATTCAGGATACACTGAAAAAAGTCTCCCATGATGCTAACTTTTTGATTCAAAAGGCTGGAATTTTACCCAAAAAACTACCAGAACCGATTTTAGCTGCCGCTGCGGCAGCATCAGAAGCATCTGCTGAAGTTATACCTGGTCCACCCAACCTATTAAATTTAGTAATTGAAATAGGTAATGAGGAAGAACCAGATGATTCTAGTGTGACGCAGCTGATAACTATTAACTTGCGACTAGGAGAAATTGAATTTGCTGATACTACACTGTTGTCAGGGCGCAAACAAATTCGTAATATTTTAGTACAGCTAAATAAAGCGGGGCGAGAGTATCAAAAAAAGCAACGGGAACTCAAAATTTCTGAAGCTGAGGCTGCATGGCGTGCTAGTTGGTTTGAATAGAGTACCGAGTACCGAGTACTGAGTGTGGATAGGAATCAATTGCAATTAACTTCAATGTGACTAATGACCAATGACATACCCGATTGGATAAGATTGCATAAAGCCTTGGCAGTAGAGGCCGAACATGGTTTTACGGATTTGGTGGGTAAGCAATACCGCTTCAGTGAATTTCTCAGTTTGACTTTTGGGAAATTTCCCCAAGCTTTACCACCAAAAGAGCGATCGCGCTGGCATCAAATGGCCATGCAATTTGCTGAATATCCAACTTGGGGTGTACAAGTCAGACAGCACTTAGTCGCAGAAGTCAGAAGATACCTCTACCAATTACAGCAAGAACTAGAAGAGGGGGAACAGGAGAAAACATATCCAAACAAAACCCTCAATCCTACAACCCCAATTGTGGCCGAAGTCAGTCGGGGATTAGCACCAAAAATTGACCAAAAACTCAGCGAATTGCCAGAAATTGGACTGAGAAAAGCTGAAAATTTGGCGCGTTTGGATTTATATACTGTGCGTGAATTGCTGTTTTATTATCCCCGTGATCATATTGATTATGCGCGGCAAGTAAATATTCAAGAATTACAGGGGGGTGAAACCGTAACGATAATAGCGACTGTGAAGCGTTGTAATTGTTTTACTAGCCCTAAAAATAAGAAATTATCAATTTTAGAATTGATCCTCAAAGATAATACAGGGCAAATTAAAGTTGGGCGCTTTTATGCTGGGGCGCGTTTTAGTAGTCGTGCTTGGCAGGAAACTTTAAAACGCCGTTATGCTGTGGGTAGTGTGCTGGCAGCTTGTGGGTTGGTAAAAGCTGGTAAATATGGTGTAACGCTGGATAACCCAGAACTAGAAGTTTTAGCAAATCCTGGAGATGCGATTGATTCGCTGACTATTGGCAGGGTTGTTCCTATTTATGCTTTAACTGAGGGAGTGGTAGCGAATACGGTACGTCAAGCGGTAATTACGGCCTTACCTGCGACGGTGAATTTGAAAGACCCCTTACCCAGTGGTTTGCGGCAAAAATATGGTTTGATGGAATTGAAAGATGCGATCGCAAATATTCATTTCCCTGAAGATAGCGATACCTTAAAAATAGCTCGTCGCCGTCTAGTATTTGATGAATTTTTCTACCTCCAATTAGGCTTATTACAACGTCAGAAAAAAGCCAAAGAAATCCAAACCAGCGCCATTCTTGCCCCCAAAGGACAACTATTAGAAAATTTCCACAAAATTCTTCCTTTTCAACTCACCGGCGCACAACAAAGAGTTATCAACGATATTCTCAACGACTTGCAAAAATCGACACCCATGAATCGGTTAGTTCAGGGTGATGTCGGTTCAGGTAAAACAGTGGTTGCAGTTGTGGCTATTGTGGCAGCAATTCAATCAGGTTATCAAGCGGCTTTGATGGCTCCCACTGAAGTATTAGCAGAACAACATTATCGCAAATTAGTTAGTTGGTTTAACTTGCTACATTTGCCAGTTGAATTATTAACAGGTTCGACAAAAATAGCTAAAAGGCGAGAAATTCACTCTCAATTAGAAACAGGTGAATTACCTTTGTTAGTTGGAACTCATGCCTTAATTCAAGATAAAGTTAACTTTCAACGTTTGGGTTTAGTTGTAATTGATGAACAGCATCGTTTTGGTGTAGAACAACGAGCGAAATTACAGCAAAAAGGCGAACAACCCCACGTATTAACCATGACGGCGACTCCCATTCCCCGGACTTTGGCCTTAACAGTACATGGGGATTTAGATGTTAGTCAAATTGATGAGTTACCACCGGGAAGACAACAAATTAAAACCACAATGTTAAGTGGTCAACAACGACCACAAGCTTATGATTTGATGCGTCGAGAAGTTGCCCAAGGTAGACAAATATATGTAGTTTTACCCTTGGTAGAAGAATCAGAAAAATTAGATTTGCGTTCAGCAGTTGATGAACATCAAAAGTTACAAGAAAGCATTTTTCCTGACTTTCAAGTGGGGCTTTTACATGGTCGTATGACTTCAGCAGAAAAAGACGAAGCTATTACCAAATTCCGCGATAATGAAACGCAAATTTTAGTTTCTACCACTGTGGTTGAAGTGGGTGTAGACGTGCCAAATGCCACAGTGATGCTCATTGAACACGCGGAAAGATTTGGTTTATCACAGTTGCATCAATTACGGGGACGTGTTGGACGAGGTGCAGCACAATCTTATTGTTTATTAATGAGTAGTTCCAGAAGTCCTGATGCTCAACAACGGTTGAAGGTGTTGGAACAGTCCCAAGATGGGTTTTTTATCTCGGAAATGGATATGCGTTTTCGGGGGCCTGGAGAAGTAATGGGAACGCGTCAATCAGGTGTAGCAGATTTTACTTTAGCTAGTTTAGTAGAAGATGAGGAAGTTTTGCTGTTAGCGCGACAAGCAGCAGAGAAAGTAATTGATATGGATGTTGATTTAGAGCGTTGGCCGTTAATGAAGGATGAGTTGAAGTATAGGTATGCGCGGTTAATGGGTGGAGCGATTTTAACGTAATAATACTTGTTTTGTTGGCTTTTTTTAGTACTAGTAGTCTGATAAAGAAGAAATGAACCGCGTTCACGTAGTGTCCCGTAGGGATAGGACGCAAAGAGCGCGTTCGCGTTAGCGTTGCGTAGCAAAGGAAGAAGGAAGATTTTTTTATTCGTCAATTAGTTCTTGACAAACTACTAGCGATCGCTTGTCACTTGGGTTAATTGTCTGTATTCAGGTGATAATCGTCTCAGGTCTAATCATTCTAGGAGGTGCGATCGCATGGTTATTGCTCAAACCAACCCGCCAAATGCCCCAGAGGTGACAAAAACTGAATTTACTCCAGATGAGTATAGAGCAATGGAGGAAACCGCCACAGAGCGCCACGAATACCGC includes:
- the recG gene encoding ATP-dependent DNA helicase RecG: MTNDIPDWIRLHKALAVEAEHGFTDLVGKQYRFSEFLSLTFGKFPQALPPKERSRWHQMAMQFAEYPTWGVQVRQHLVAEVRRYLYQLQQELEEGEQEKTYPNKTLNPTTPIVAEVSRGLAPKIDQKLSELPEIGLRKAENLARLDLYTVRELLFYYPRDHIDYARQVNIQELQGGETVTIIATVKRCNCFTSPKNKKLSILELILKDNTGQIKVGRFYAGARFSSRAWQETLKRRYAVGSVLAACGLVKAGKYGVTLDNPELEVLANPGDAIDSLTIGRVVPIYALTEGVVANTVRQAVITALPATVNLKDPLPSGLRQKYGLMELKDAIANIHFPEDSDTLKIARRRLVFDEFFYLQLGLLQRQKKAKEIQTSAILAPKGQLLENFHKILPFQLTGAQQRVINDILNDLQKSTPMNRLVQGDVGSGKTVVAVVAIVAAIQSGYQAALMAPTEVLAEQHYRKLVSWFNLLHLPVELLTGSTKIAKRREIHSQLETGELPLLVGTHALIQDKVNFQRLGLVVIDEQHRFGVEQRAKLQQKGEQPHVLTMTATPIPRTLALTVHGDLDVSQIDELPPGRQQIKTTMLSGQQRPQAYDLMRREVAQGRQIYVVLPLVEESEKLDLRSAVDEHQKLQESIFPDFQVGLLHGRMTSAEKDEAITKFRDNETQILVSTTVVEVGVDVPNATVMLIEHAERFGLSQLHQLRGRVGRGAAQSYCLLMSSSRSPDAQQRLKVLEQSQDGFFISEMDMRFRGPGEVMGTRQSGVADFTLASLVEDEEVLLLARQAAEKVIDMDVDLERWPLMKDELKYRYARLMGGAILT